In Halobaculum magnesiiphilum, the following proteins share a genomic window:
- a CDS encoding tubulin/FtsZ family protein codes for MKLALIGFGQAGGKIVDKFVQYDQRTGSDIVRAAVAVNTAKADLMGLEEIPQDQRVLIGQSRVKGHGVGADNELGAEVAEEDIDEVQGAIDSIPVHEVDAFLVIAGLGGGTGSGGAPVLAKHLKRIYTEPVYGLGVLPGSDEGGIYTLNAARSFQTFVREVDNLMVFDNDAWRKTGESVSGGYDEINEEIVKRFGILFGAGEIDQGQEVAESVVDSSEIINTLSGGGVSTVGYASEEVEETAGGGGLLSRLTGDAGDEDLDTAHTTNRITSLVRKAALGRLTLPCEIEGTERALLVMAGPPEHLNRKGIERGRKWLEEQTGSMEVRGGDYPVSGSGFVASVILLSGVTNVPRIKELQQVAIEAQDNIDDIQQESQDNLDSLISDDEDELESLF; via the coding sequence ATGAAACTGGCACTCATCGGATTCGGTCAGGCGGGGGGGAAGATCGTCGACAAGTTCGTCCAATACGACCAGCGCACGGGCAGCGACATCGTGCGTGCGGCGGTCGCGGTCAACACGGCCAAGGCGGACCTCATGGGGCTCGAGGAGATCCCGCAGGATCAGCGGGTGCTCATCGGGCAGTCCCGTGTCAAGGGACACGGCGTCGGCGCGGACAACGAGCTCGGCGCGGAGGTCGCCGAGGAGGACATCGACGAGGTGCAGGGGGCCATCGACTCGATCCCGGTTCACGAGGTCGACGCGTTCCTCGTCATCGCCGGGCTCGGCGGGGGGACCGGCTCCGGCGGCGCGCCGGTGCTCGCGAAGCACCTGAAGCGCATCTACACCGAACCCGTCTACGGACTCGGCGTCCTGCCGGGCTCGGACGAGGGAGGTATCTACACGCTCAACGCCGCGCGCTCGTTCCAGACGTTCGTCCGTGAGGTGGACAACCTCATGGTGTTCGACAACGACGCGTGGCGCAAGACCGGGGAGTCGGTCTCCGGCGGCTACGACGAGATCAACGAGGAGATCGTCAAGCGGTTCGGCATCCTGTTCGGCGCCGGCGAGATCGACCAGGGCCAGGAGGTCGCCGAATCCGTCGTCGACTCCAGCGAGATCATCAACACGCTGTCCGGGGGCGGCGTCTCGACGGTCGGCTACGCCAGCGAGGAGGTCGAGGAGACCGCCGGCGGCGGCGGGCTGCTCTCGCGGCTCACCGGCGACGCGGGCGACGAGGACCTGGACACGGCCCACACGACCAACCGGATCACCTCGCTCGTGCGCAAGGCGGCGCTGGGTCGTCTCACGCTCCCGTGTGAGATCGAGGGCACCGAGCGCGCGCTGCTGGTCATGGCCGGTCCGCCCGAGCACCTCAACCGCAAGGGGATCGAGCGCGGCCGCAAGTGGCTCGAGGAGCAGACCGGCTCGATGGAGGTCCGCGGCGGCGACTACCCCGTCAGCGGCTCCGGCTTCGTCGCGAGTGTGATCCTGCTGTCGGGCGTCACGAACGTCCCGCGGATCAAGGAGCTCCAGCAGGTCGCCATCGAGGCCCAGGACAACATCGACGACATCCAACAGGAGAGTCAGGACAACCTCGACAGCCTCATCAGCGATGACGAGGACGAGCTTGAATCGCTGTTCTGA
- a CDS encoding complex I NDUFA9 subunit family protein, with the protein MRVVVAGGTGFIGTNLCTELDQRGHDVVALARDPTGAGLPDGVITKAADVTDRDSLDGPIAGADAVVNLVSLSPLFKPDGGDEMHDRVHRRGTEHLLDAAAEADVDRFVQMSGLGADPDAPTHFLRAKGRADETVRESELEHVIVRPSVVFGDGDEFVYFTKRLKEIFAPGVPLYPLPGGGRNRFQPIWVGDLVPMLADAVVDAEHADRTYEFGGPDVLTLREISELVFESEGRSITVVPLPMGLAKVGLTVLGSVGFPMGRDQYRSLRIDNVVSDNDVGAFGVAEADLKSFEEYLGLATETTDAADSTVTA; encoded by the coding sequence ATGCGCGTAGTCGTCGCCGGCGGCACCGGCTTCATCGGGACGAACCTGTGTACGGAACTCGACCAGCGCGGCCACGACGTGGTCGCGCTCGCCCGCGACCCGACCGGCGCGGGCCTGCCCGACGGCGTCATCACGAAGGCGGCCGACGTGACCGACCGCGACTCCCTCGACGGTCCGATCGCGGGTGCCGACGCGGTGGTGAACCTCGTGTCGCTGTCGCCGCTGTTCAAGCCCGACGGCGGCGACGAGATGCACGACCGCGTTCACCGACGAGGGACCGAGCACCTCCTCGACGCGGCGGCGGAGGCGGACGTCGACCGCTTCGTCCAGATGTCCGGACTGGGCGCGGATCCGGACGCCCCGACGCACTTCCTCCGCGCGAAGGGGCGCGCCGACGAGACGGTTCGCGAGTCGGAACTCGAACACGTGATCGTCCGTCCGTCGGTCGTCTTCGGCGACGGGGACGAGTTCGTCTACTTCACGAAGCGGCTGAAGGAGATCTTCGCGCCGGGCGTTCCGCTGTACCCGCTCCCGGGCGGCGGCCGGAACCGCTTCCAGCCGATCTGGGTCGGCGATCTGGTGCCGATGCTCGCCGACGCCGTCGTCGACGCCGAGCACGCCGACCGAACGTACGAGTTCGGCGGTCCCGACGTGCTCACGCTCCGGGAGATCTCCGAGCTAGTGTTCGAGTCGGAGGGACGGTCGATCACGGTCGTCCCGCTCCCGATGGGGCTGGCGAAGGTCGGGCTCACCGTGCTCGGGTCGGTCGGCTTCCCGATGGGCCGAGATCAGTACCGGTCGTTGCGGATCGACAACGTCGTCTCGGACAACGACGTGGGCGCCTTCGGCGTCGCGGAGGCGGACCTGAAGTCGTTCGAGGAGTACCTCGGGCTGGCGACGGAGACGACGGACGCGGCCGACTCGACCGTCACCGCGTGA
- the pyrG gene encoding glutamine hydrolyzing CTP synthase has product MPTEQTGYDPSLGRKFIFVTGGVMSGLGKGITAASTGRLLANAGFDVTAVKIDPYLNVDAGTMNPYQHGEVYVLKDGGEVDLDLGNYERFLGVDMTSDHNVTTGKTYQHVIEKERAGDYLGKTVQVIPHVTDDIKRRIREAAEGSDVCLVEIGGTVGDIEGMPYLEALRQFAHEEDDEDILFTHVTLVPYSKNGEQKTKPTQHSVKELRSIGLQPDILVGRCDDELDPETKEKIALFCDVPTEAVFSNPDVEDVYHVPLTVEEEGLDEYVMDRLGLAEEALAPAERENTWRELVTRERTGEVDIALVGKYDLEDAYMSVHEALKHAGLEHGVDVNVVWVDADEADSAHRERLESADGVVVPGGFGSRGTEGKVEAVRYAREHDVPFLGLCLGFQMAVVEHARNVLGWDDADSAEFEPETPYPVIDLLPDQHDEEDMGGTMRLGAHETDIEPGTLAERVYGDTACTERHRHRYEVNPNYIDELETEGLVFSGSAGPRMEILERDDHPYFVGTQFHPEFRSRPDRASPPFVGLLDAVLDGTDPRGSDGGEDESTDDRDAVADEEVTA; this is encoded by the coding sequence ATGCCGACTGAACAAACCGGATACGACCCGTCGCTGGGTCGCAAGTTCATTTTCGTTACGGGCGGGGTGATGTCCGGCCTGGGGAAGGGGATCACCGCCGCCTCGACGGGGCGGCTTCTGGCCAACGCGGGCTTCGACGTGACCGCGGTCAAGATCGACCCGTACCTGAACGTCGACGCGGGGACGATGAACCCGTACCAGCACGGCGAGGTGTACGTGCTGAAGGACGGCGGCGAGGTCGACCTGGACCTGGGGAACTACGAGCGCTTCCTCGGCGTCGACATGACCTCCGACCACAACGTCACGACGGGCAAGACGTACCAGCACGTCATCGAGAAGGAGCGCGCCGGCGACTACCTGGGGAAGACGGTACAGGTCATCCCGCACGTCACCGACGACATCAAGCGGCGCATCCGCGAGGCCGCCGAGGGGAGCGACGTGTGTCTCGTCGAGATCGGCGGCACCGTCGGCGACATCGAGGGGATGCCCTACCTCGAGGCGCTCCGACAGTTCGCCCACGAGGAGGACGACGAGGACATCCTCTTCACCCACGTCACGCTCGTCCCGTACTCGAAGAACGGCGAGCAGAAGACCAAGCCCACCCAGCACTCGGTGAAGGAACTGCGCTCGATCGGCCTCCAGCCCGACATCCTCGTCGGCCGCTGTGACGACGAACTCGATCCCGAGACCAAGGAGAAGATCGCCCTGTTCTGTGACGTGCCCACCGAGGCCGTCTTCTCGAACCCTGACGTGGAGGACGTGTACCACGTCCCGCTCACCGTCGAGGAGGAGGGCCTCGACGAGTACGTGATGGACCGCCTCGGCCTCGCCGAGGAGGCGCTCGCGCCCGCCGAGCGCGAGAACACCTGGCGCGAACTCGTCACGCGCGAGCGCACCGGCGAAGTCGACATCGCGCTCGTCGGCAAGTACGACCTGGAGGACGCGTACATGAGCGTCCACGAGGCGCTCAAACACGCCGGCTTGGAGCACGGCGTCGACGTGAACGTCGTCTGGGTCGACGCCGACGAGGCCGACAGCGCCCATCGGGAGCGCCTGGAGTCGGCCGACGGCGTCGTCGTCCCCGGCGGCTTCGGCTCGCGCGGCACCGAGGGGAAGGTGGAGGCCGTGCGCTACGCCCGCGAGCACGACGTGCCCTTCCTGGGCCTGTGTCTCGGCTTCCAGATGGCCGTCGTCGAGCACGCGCGCAACGTCCTCGGCTGGGACGACGCCGACTCCGCGGAGTTCGAGCCGGAGACCCCGTATCCCGTCATCGATCTCCTGCCCGACCAGCACGACGAGGAGGACATGGGCGGGACGATGCGGCTGGGCGCCCACGAGACGGACATCGAGCCGGGCACGCTCGCCGAGCGCGTCTACGGCGACACCGCCTGCACGGAGCGCCACCGCCACCGCTACGAGGTGAACCCGAACTACATCGACGAGCTGGAGACGGAGGGGCTCGTCTTCTCCGGGAGCGCCGGCCCCCGGATGGAGATCCTCGAGCGCGACGACCACCCGTACTTCGTCGGCACGCAGTTCCACCCCGAGTTCCGCTCGCGCCCCGACCGCGCGTCGCCGCCGTTCGTCGGCCTGCTCGATGCGGTGCTCGACGGGACGGACCCGCGCGGGTCGGACGGCGGCGAGGACGAGTCGACGGACGACCGCGACGCCGTCGCCGACGAGGAGGTGACCGCCTGA
- the guaA gene encoding glutamine-hydrolyzing GMP synthase: protein MVNVEEFIDEATDEISEAVGDANAIIALSGGVDSSVAAALAYRAIGEQLTPVYVDTGLMRKGETDQIRETFSFMESLEVVEAQDRFLDALAGVTDPEEKRHVIGEQFIREFEREATETDAQYLVQGTIYPDRIESEGNIKSHHNVGGLPDVVDFEGIVEPVRDLYKDEVREVARALDLEAVISERMPFPGPGLAVRIIGEITEEKLEVARDACHIVEEEVAEHDPWQAFAAVIGKATGVKGDNRVHGWVVSVRSVESRDGMTARAQNLPWETLQRIQSRITGENDDVARVVYDVTHKPPATIEYE from the coding sequence ATGGTGAACGTCGAGGAGTTCATCGACGAGGCGACCGACGAGATCAGCGAGGCCGTCGGCGACGCGAACGCGATCATCGCCCTCTCGGGCGGCGTCGACTCGTCGGTCGCGGCCGCGCTCGCCTACCGCGCCATCGGCGAGCAGCTCACCCCGGTGTACGTCGACACCGGACTGATGCGCAAGGGCGAGACCGACCAGATCCGCGAGACGTTCTCCTTCATGGAGTCGCTGGAGGTCGTGGAGGCGCAGGACCGCTTCCTCGACGCCCTCGCGGGCGTCACCGACCCCGAGGAGAAGCGCCACGTCATCGGCGAGCAGTTCATCCGCGAGTTCGAGCGCGAGGCGACGGAGACGGACGCCCAGTACCTCGTCCAGGGGACCATCTACCCCGACCGCATCGAGAGCGAGGGCAACATCAAGTCCCACCACAACGTCGGGGGCCTGCCCGACGTGGTCGACTTCGAGGGCATCGTCGAGCCCGTCCGCGACCTCTACAAGGACGAGGTTCGCGAGGTCGCCCGCGCGCTCGACCTGGAGGCCGTCATCTCCGAGCGCATGCCGTTCCCCGGTCCGGGGCTCGCCGTCCGGATCATCGGCGAGATCACCGAGGAGAAGCTGGAGGTGGCTCGCGACGCGTGCCACATCGTCGAGGAGGAGGTCGCGGAGCACGACCCGTGGCAGGCGTTCGCCGCCGTCATCGGGAAGGCCACGGGCGTGAAGGGCGACAACCGGGTTCACGGCTGGGTCGTGTCGGTGCGCTCGGTCGAGAGCCGGGACGGCATGACCGCGCGGGCGCAGAACCTCCCGTGGGAGACGCTCCAGCGGATCCAGTCGCGGATCACCGGCGAGAACGACGACGTCGCGCGCGTCGTGTACGACGTGACCCACAAGCCGCCGGCGACCATCGAGTACGAGTAA
- a CDS encoding DUF7126 family protein, with protein MTDISAVVAGPDAENLAEELESHDVAVSRIDGAVTGGTLEDAGIDDAALFVLTDLSEATGIAVAKERNPDVRAVVYATDSLPEFVRGQTDLAVDPDLLSASVVADELVAGA; from the coding sequence ATGACCGACATTTCCGCCGTCGTCGCCGGTCCCGACGCCGAGAACCTGGCCGAGGAACTCGAATCCCACGACGTTGCCGTCTCGCGCATCGACGGCGCCGTCACCGGCGGCACCCTCGAGGACGCCGGCATCGACGACGCGGCGCTGTTCGTCCTCACCGACCTCTCGGAGGCGACGGGCATCGCCGTCGCGAAGGAGCGCAACCCCGACGTGCGCGCGGTCGTCTACGCGACCGACTCGCTGCCGGAGTTCGTGCGGGGGCAAACCGATCTGGCGGTCGACCCGGACCTGCTCTCGGCGTCGGTCGTCGCCGACGAACTCGTCGCCGGCGCGTGA
- a CDS encoding cupin domain-containing protein, whose amino-acid sequence MALELLADALEDLDPDEGEVDTAELVVTDDVLVKLFALGPDAELDTHEHADSTNVFHVLDGEVTVLCDDETEAVAAPGVVLHERGDVHGARNETDEVVAFTASLCPLPGSG is encoded by the coding sequence ATGGCACTCGAACTCCTCGCGGACGCGCTGGAGGACCTCGATCCCGACGAGGGCGAGGTCGACACCGCCGAACTCGTCGTCACCGACGACGTGCTCGTGAAGCTGTTCGCGCTCGGGCCCGACGCCGAACTCGACACCCACGAACACGCCGACAGCACGAACGTCTTCCACGTGCTCGACGGCGAGGTGACCGTCCTCTGCGACGACGAGACGGAGGCGGTGGCGGCGCCTGGCGTGGTTCTCCACGAGCGGGGCGACGTGCACGGCGCGCGAAACGAGACGGACGAGGTGGTCGCCTTCACCGCGAGCCTCTGTCCGCTGCCGGGGAGCGGCTGA
- a CDS encoding 30S ribosomal protein S8e, giving the protein MKDQSGRRKRKRTGGLRRPSSNKKRHELGREPAETTVGEPRFRVIDSRGTEEKTRALSTNVAQVATGEETVEAEIEGVEENPSNVNYVRRNIITKGAVIATSEGEARVTSRPGQTGQVNAVLIE; this is encoded by the coding sequence ATGAAAGACCAGAGCGGACGCAGGAAGCGCAAGCGGACCGGCGGCCTCCGACGACCCTCCAGCAACAAGAAGCGACACGAGCTCGGCCGCGAGCCCGCCGAGACGACCGTCGGCGAGCCCCGGTTCCGCGTCATCGACTCGCGCGGCACCGAGGAGAAGACCCGCGCGCTCTCGACGAACGTCGCGCAGGTCGCCACCGGCGAGGAGACCGTCGAGGCCGAGATCGAGGGCGTCGAGGAGAACCCCTCGAACGTGAACTACGTCCGCCGGAACATCATCACGAAGGGCGCCGTCATCGCCACCAGCGAGGGCGAGGCACGCGTCACCTCCCGACCCGGCCAGACGGGCCAGGTCAACGCCGTCCTCATCGAGTAA
- the radB gene encoding DNA repair and recombination protein RadB gives MSEFLTTGSDAVDDLLGGGIERGVVTQLYGPPASGKTNLALTAAVEVAADGGSVLYIDTEDLSMTRFRDIAEARSDEPVEQVAGRLVVSEAMSFAEQGEAVKDASELADGVDLIVLDSATGFYRLERTEDSRGGESVREVARHVTHLLSLSRKHDLAALVTNQVFTDPDADRDRPLGGNTLEHWTGVILRLERFRGGNRRATLEKHRSQAAGESARFRITDAGVEDADER, from the coding sequence GTGTCCGAGTTCCTCACGACCGGCAGTGACGCCGTCGACGACCTCCTCGGGGGCGGCATCGAGCGCGGCGTCGTCACCCAACTGTACGGCCCGCCGGCGTCGGGGAAGACGAACCTCGCGCTGACGGCGGCCGTCGAGGTCGCCGCCGACGGCGGCTCGGTCCTCTATATCGACACCGAGGACCTCTCGATGACCCGCTTTCGCGACATCGCGGAGGCGCGCTCCGACGAGCCGGTCGAGCAGGTCGCCGGCCGGCTCGTCGTGAGCGAGGCGATGAGCTTCGCCGAGCAGGGCGAGGCGGTGAAAGACGCCTCGGAGCTGGCCGACGGTGTCGACCTGATCGTCCTCGACTCCGCGACGGGGTTCTACCGGCTGGAGCGCACCGAGGACTCACGCGGCGGCGAGTCCGTCCGCGAGGTCGCGCGTCACGTCACCCATCTGCTGTCGCTGTCGCGCAAACACGACCTGGCGGCGCTCGTGACGAACCAGGTGTTCACCGACCCCGACGCCGACCGCGACCGGCCGCTCGGCGGCAACACGCTGGAGCACTGGACGGGCGTGATCCTCCGGCTGGAGCGGTTCCGCGGCGGCAACCGACGGGCGACGCTGGAGAAACACCGTTCGCAGGCCGCCGGCGAGTCCGCCCGGTTCCGGATCACCGACGCCGGCGTCGAGGACGCCGACGAGCGGTAG
- a CDS encoding methyl-accepting chemotaxis protein, whose protein sequence is MTDRSERSVGARLVPDVIRRGIVRKFATVLLVLILATGGVGAYAVSSTTADLQENVRNDLTTVTTSEADGLSEWMSQRSTAVRMISEYQDVREGNTAKLRPVFTTELRALPNDVHAIHYIDTDEETVLASSDSDLEGASLAEGSLAWAPAVVPASADRTATSSVYRTNDGPLIGFVSAVPSAPDRAVVLVADTRAVGEGFSTPVDGGFVRVVDDNGIVVMADDPDAISRSYLGATGTEFQRALDGNEVVTEDAAIEDSLNRDLVVSYARVPGTTWVMSVHVPAEGAYAVAAGVRQNILLLVATALAGFLFAGVVIAKPTGDALDDLSDRARALGSGDLDVSVSTDRIDEIGTLYGSFGNMRDDLSDRIEQAQTERERAADAKAEAEALADSLERRATEYGDAMERAADGDLTVRLDENADIEALEEIAASFNRMVDDLEDTVGTVRTFADEADERAAAVAAGADQIEDASASVSRAMSDVAGASDEQAERLSEVSGEMSGLSATVEEIAATAADVSTLSAEAADSADDAGDAAEDALEAFTAVADRTDRTADEVDRVADEMAEITEVVDMIDGIAEQTNLLALNASIEAARAGEEGDGFAVVADEVKNLAEETSDATDEIAARIEALREASTTAADDMAATEEVVDDGVEVVEEALDAVETVGERIDDANDGVASIDAATDDQAATTEEVVTMAEEVAEIGERTSADVDSAAASAQEQTAAVTEVSASAETLSARVEELRELVARFDVSGDAGGGAVDGDDAAVGDDAGVDNDVGVDDDAAVGTDPSGSDANVADDGTVGGGGAGDSGVAMTDGDGFEYVDERGGPASGDD, encoded by the coding sequence ATGACGGATCGTTCCGAGCGTTCGGTAGGTGCCCGACTGGTCCCGGACGTGATACGTCGCGGGATCGTTCGCAAGTTCGCGACGGTGCTGTTGGTGTTGATCCTCGCGACGGGGGGCGTCGGCGCGTACGCCGTCTCGTCGACGACCGCGGACCTCCAGGAGAACGTCAGGAACGACCTGACGACGGTGACGACATCCGAGGCCGACGGGCTCTCCGAGTGGATGAGCCAGCGGAGCACGGCGGTGCGGATGATCTCCGAGTATCAGGACGTTCGCGAGGGCAACACCGCGAAGCTCCGGCCGGTGTTCACCACGGAGCTTCGGGCCCTTCCGAACGACGTACACGCGATCCACTACATCGACACCGACGAGGAGACCGTGCTCGCGTCCAGCGACTCGGACCTCGAGGGCGCGTCCCTCGCGGAGGGATCGCTCGCGTGGGCGCCGGCGGTGGTCCCCGCCTCCGCCGACCGAACGGCCACGTCGTCGGTGTACCGGACGAACGACGGACCGTTGATCGGCTTCGTCAGCGCGGTCCCCTCCGCGCCCGACCGCGCGGTGGTGCTGGTCGCCGACACGCGAGCGGTCGGTGAGGGCTTCTCCACGCCCGTCGACGGCGGGTTCGTTCGCGTCGTCGACGACAACGGCATCGTGGTGATGGCCGACGATCCCGACGCGATCAGCCGGTCGTACCTCGGCGCCACCGGCACCGAGTTCCAGCGAGCGCTCGACGGAAACGAGGTGGTCACCGAGGACGCCGCGATCGAGGACTCGCTGAACCGCGATCTCGTCGTCTCGTACGCCCGCGTTCCGGGGACCACGTGGGTGATGTCGGTGCACGTCCCGGCGGAGGGCGCGTACGCGGTCGCCGCCGGCGTCCGACAGAACATCCTCCTGCTCGTCGCCACCGCCCTCGCGGGGTTCCTGTTCGCGGGTGTGGTCATCGCCAAGCCGACCGGCGACGCGCTCGACGACCTCAGCGACCGCGCCCGGGCGCTCGGCTCGGGCGACCTCGACGTGTCCGTGTCGACGGACCGGATCGACGAGATCGGCACGCTGTACGGCTCCTTCGGGAACATGCGCGACGATCTGTCCGACCGGATCGAGCAGGCGCAGACGGAACGCGAGCGGGCCGCGGACGCGAAAGCGGAGGCCGAGGCGCTGGCCGACTCGCTGGAGCGCCGCGCGACCGAGTACGGCGACGCGATGGAGCGGGCCGCCGACGGCGACCTCACCGTCAGGCTCGACGAGAACGCCGACATCGAGGCGCTCGAGGAGATCGCCGCCTCGTTCAACCGGATGGTCGACGACCTCGAGGACACCGTCGGCACCGTCCGCACGTTCGCCGACGAGGCCGACGAGCGCGCCGCGGCCGTCGCCGCCGGCGCCGACCAGATCGAGGACGCCAGCGCCTCGGTCAGCCGCGCGATGTCCGACGTCGCCGGCGCGAGCGACGAGCAGGCCGAGCGACTGAGCGAGGTCAGCGGCGAGATGAGCGGCCTCTCGGCCACCGTCGAGGAGATCGCCGCGACCGCCGCGGACGTGTCCACCCTCTCGGCGGAGGCCGCCGACAGCGCCGACGACGCCGGCGACGCCGCCGAGGACGCGCTGGAGGCGTTCACCGCCGTCGCGGACCGAACGGACCGGACCGCCGACGAGGTGGACCGGGTCGCCGACGAGATGGCCGAGATCACCGAGGTCGTCGACATGATCGACGGGATCGCCGAGCAGACGAACCTGCTCGCGCTCAACGCCTCGATCGAGGCCGCCCGCGCCGGCGAGGAGGGCGACGGGTTCGCCGTCGTCGCCGACGAGGTGAAGAACCTCGCCGAGGAGACGAGCGACGCGACCGACGAGATCGCCGCCCGGATCGAGGCGCTGCGGGAGGCGTCGACGACGGCGGCCGACGACATGGCCGCGACCGAGGAGGTCGTCGACGACGGCGTCGAGGTGGTCGAGGAGGCGCTCGACGCCGTGGAGACGGTGGGCGAGCGGATCGACGACGCCAACGACGGCGTCGCGTCGATCGACGCGGCCACCGACGACCAGGCGGCGACCACCGAGGAGGTCGTGACGATGGCCGAGGAGGTGGCCGAGATCGGTGAGCGCACCAGCGCCGACGTCGACAGCGCCGCCGCGTCCGCCCAGGAGCAGACCGCCGCAGTCACGGAGGTGAGCGCGTCCGCCGAGACGCTCTCGGCGCGGGTCGAGGAACTGCGCGAACTCGTCGCCCGGTTCGACGTGTCCGGCGATGCGGGCGGCGGCGCTGTCGACGGCGACGATGCCGCGGTCGGCGACGATGCCGGAGTTGACAACGATGTCGGAGTCGACGACGATGCGGCGGTCGGCACCGATCCCAGTGGCAGCGACGCGAACGTCGCCGACGACGGAACCGTCGGCGGGGGCGGCGCCGGCGACTCCGGCGTGGCGATGACCGACGGCGACGGCTTCGAGTACGTCGACGAGCGCGGCGGTCCCGCCAGCGGCGACGACTGA
- the larC gene encoding nickel pincer cofactor biosynthesis protein LarC, protein MRTIAFDGRMGAAGDMILGALVAAGAEPDVLAPVGDALPVRYEFEPTERNGIASTRARVRHLGADDDPAHGDEPVHDHTHGDDSDHSHDHSHDHDHNHDHSHDHSHDHDHDHNAEGQGPQRTYAEVVEVVEGMDLQASVRADALATFEILGEAESSVHGTDLEGTHFHEVGADDAIADVVGACLLFDDLDPDRVVTTPLATGDGEVDFSHGVYPVPVPAVVEIAERADWSLRGGPVDAELLTPTGAAILAQYAEGVERLPSLRVEESGYGAGGWTFPDRPNVLRAVVGEAERSGLVRDDVAVLETNLDDAAPEVLGGLQDTLADAGARDVSILPATMKKSRPGHLVKVICRPEDADRVARRLAEETGTLGVREGGASHRWIAERRFETVELALAEDGAPHEIPVKVASDADGDVYDVSAEYDDAAAAAREAGVPVREVLRRAEALARERLADPTADDR, encoded by the coding sequence ATGCGAACGATCGCCTTCGACGGCCGGATGGGCGCCGCCGGCGACATGATCCTCGGCGCGCTCGTCGCCGCCGGCGCCGAGCCCGACGTGCTCGCGCCCGTGGGGGACGCGCTCCCGGTGCGCTACGAGTTCGAACCGACCGAGCGGAACGGCATCGCGAGCACCCGCGCTCGGGTGCGACACCTCGGTGCCGACGACGATCCCGCCCACGGCGACGAACCGGTTCACGATCACACCCACGGCGACGATTCCGACCACAGCCACGATCACAGTCACGACCACGATCACAACCACGACCACAGCCACGACCACAGCCACGACCATGATCACGACCACAACGCGGAGGGCCAGGGCCCCCAGCGCACGTACGCCGAGGTCGTCGAGGTCGTCGAGGGGATGGACCTCCAGGCGTCGGTCCGGGCGGACGCGCTCGCGACGTTCGAGATCCTCGGCGAGGCGGAGTCGTCGGTTCACGGAACCGATCTGGAGGGAACGCACTTCCACGAGGTCGGCGCCGACGACGCGATCGCGGACGTGGTCGGCGCGTGCCTGCTGTTCGACGACCTCGACCCCGACCGCGTGGTGACGACGCCGCTCGCGACGGGCGACGGCGAGGTCGACTTCAGCCACGGCGTCTACCCGGTCCCGGTGCCCGCGGTCGTCGAGATCGCCGAGCGCGCCGACTGGTCGCTGCGCGGCGGTCCCGTCGACGCCGAGCTGCTCACGCCGACGGGCGCGGCGATCCTCGCCCAGTACGCCGAGGGCGTCGAGCGGCTCCCCTCGCTTCGGGTCGAGGAGTCGGGGTACGGCGCCGGCGGCTGGACGTTCCCCGACCGCCCGAACGTGCTCCGGGCGGTCGTCGGCGAGGCCGAGCGCTCGGGGCTCGTCCGCGACGACGTGGCCGTGCTGGAGACGAACCTCGACGACGCGGCCCCGGAGGTGCTCGGCGGCCTCCAGGACACCCTCGCCGACGCGGGCGCCCGCGACGTGTCGATCCTCCCGGCGACGATGAAGAAGTCGCGTCCGGGCCATCTCGTGAAGGTGATCTGCCGGCCCGAGGACGCCGACCGCGTCGCCCGCCGGCTCGCCGAGGAGACCGGCACGCTCGGCGTTCGCGAGGGCGGCGCGAGCCACCGCTGGATCGCCGAGCGTCGCTTCGAGACCGTCGAACTCGCGCTTGCGGAGGACGGCGCCCCCCACGAGATCCCGGTCAAGGTCGCCAGCGACGCCGACGGCGACGTGTACGACGTGAGCGCCGAGTACGACGACGCCGCGGCGGCCGCGCGCGAGGCGGGCGTCCCCGTTCGGGAGGTGCTCCGCCGCGCGGAGGCGCTCGCCCGCGAGCGACTGGCGGATCCGACTGCCGACGATCGATGA